The following coding sequences are from one Kallotenue papyrolyticum window:
- a CDS encoding HNH endonuclease, which produces MPDERISTELRRKVVEQAAGCCEYCHSQAQFAMQSFSVEHIVPRARGGTNTLDNLALACQGCNNHKYLKTEDRDPITGMVVPLFHPRQQRWNDHFVWSEDYTLIIGITPIGRATVEALRLNRPGLVNLRRVLYAMGEHPPHVRS; this is translated from the coding sequence ATGCCTGACGAACGCATATCCACCGAGCTGCGTCGCAAAGTTGTCGAACAAGCCGCTGGCTGCTGTGAATATTGCCACAGCCAAGCACAGTTTGCCATGCAGTCCTTCTCGGTTGAACATATCGTGCCGCGAGCGCGCGGTGGCACGAACACGCTCGATAACCTGGCGCTAGCGTGTCAGGGTTGCAACAACCATAAGTACCTCAAGACTGAGGATCGCGATCCCATCACCGGGATGGTCGTGCCGCTCTTTCATCCGCGGCAACAACGTTGGAATGATCACTTCGTATGGAGCGAGGACTACACCCTTATTATCGGTATCACGCCAATAGGACGAGCAACGGTCGAGGCACTGCGCCTCAACCGTCCTGGCTTAGTCAATCTGCGCCGGGTGCTGTACGCAATGGGCGAACATCCGCCGCACGTGAGAAGCTAA
- a CDS encoding helicase-related protein — protein sequence MAHLEDLKQGLRVAGILPDQPVTIIDVTWRGNAAVELTYKDATGRLGQELLYRDAETRLMIVEDSQPWSFEADGGLLRLVAEAKRIRLAYLFDPRLAVHTSQIEPLPHQITAVYGEMLPRQPLRFLLADDPGAGKTIMAGLLIKELMLRGDVQRCLIVCPGSLVEQWQDELQRRFHLPFEILTNDKLETARTGNWFTETPLVICRLDRLSRDEDVQLKLEQVDWDLVICDEAHKMSASYNGGEIRYTKRYRLGQRLARQTRHLLLLTATPHNGKEEDFQLFMQLLDPDRFEGRYRAGVHTVDVSDLMRRLVKEQLVRFDGRPLFPERRAATLAYALSPAEMALYDDVTAYVRHEWDRAEKLAQPERRGTVGFALTALQRRLASSPAAIHASLRRRRERLEQRLAEAQQRRETLLDEREVLVADTETDLWETLEDAPPDEVERQEEELVDRATAATTIAELAAEIDSLRDLEAAALQVLRSGEDRKWTQLSDLLQNAGEMFDAQGQRRKLVIFTEHRDTLRYLEQRISTLLGRPEAVVTIHGGMRRDERRRAQEEFTQNPEVRILIATDAAGEGINLQRAHLMVNYDLPWNPNRLEQRFGRIHRIGQTEVCHLWNLVAANTREGEVYYRLLRKLEAERAALGGQVFDVLGRLSFDHRPLRELLIEAIRYGERPEVRRRLEQVVDASLDTERLRALLQERALAHDALDAAVVQQVREEMERAEARRLQPHFIAAFFLEAFRQLGGSIREREPRRYEISYVPAAIRNQARLRSPRDPVLQRYERITFEKDLLHVPDKPPAAFVCPGHPLLEAVIDLILERHGALLRMGAVLVDPNDPGEELRALSIIEHAIQDARTDASGQRRIVSRQMQFVEIDTQGRARTAGYAPYLDYRPLTEDERAAVQAVVADHRRSHDLEREAINYAIATLVPAHLEEVRRFREALIDKTKRAVYERLTKEIIYWNQRAWELEQQEHAGKKPTLNSARARQRAEELDARLQRRMEELEQERRLAALPPNVIGGALIVPAGRLRRLMGQRESPPELFAHETKRVERLAMEAVLAAEQRLGYAPRDVSADKCGYDVESRNPTTGRLRFLEVKGRRAGAETVTITRNEILTALNKPDDWILALVEVPADDAPVGDAWVRETRETYHTAADCRVRYVHRPFGREPDFGATSVNYDWRELWARGEEV from the coding sequence ATGGCCCATCTCGAAGATCTCAAGCAAGGCCTCCGTGTTGCAGGCATCCTCCCAGACCAGCCGGTCACGATCATCGACGTTACCTGGCGGGGCAACGCTGCGGTGGAGTTGACCTATAAAGACGCCACCGGTCGCCTGGGACAGGAACTGCTCTACCGCGACGCCGAAACCAGGCTCATGATCGTTGAAGACAGCCAGCCCTGGAGCTTCGAGGCGGACGGTGGTCTGTTGCGCCTGGTCGCCGAGGCCAAACGTATCCGGCTGGCCTATCTCTTCGATCCGCGGCTGGCGGTGCATACTTCGCAGATCGAGCCACTGCCGCACCAGATCACGGCGGTCTACGGGGAGATGTTGCCACGCCAGCCGCTGCGTTTCCTGCTGGCCGACGATCCCGGAGCCGGCAAAACGATCATGGCCGGGCTGCTGATCAAGGAGCTGATGCTGCGCGGTGATGTGCAGCGCTGCCTGATCGTCTGCCCCGGCAGTCTGGTAGAGCAGTGGCAGGACGAGCTGCAACGGCGCTTCCACCTGCCCTTCGAGATTCTGACCAACGACAAACTGGAAACGGCGCGCACCGGTAACTGGTTTACGGAAACACCGCTAGTGATCTGTCGCCTCGACCGCCTGAGTCGGGATGAGGACGTGCAGCTCAAGCTGGAGCAGGTGGACTGGGACCTGGTGATCTGCGATGAAGCGCACAAGATGTCGGCCTCGTACAACGGCGGCGAGATCCGCTATACCAAACGCTACCGCCTTGGGCAACGTCTGGCGCGCCAGACACGTCACCTCCTGCTGCTGACGGCCACGCCGCACAACGGCAAGGAAGAGGATTTTCAACTCTTCATGCAACTGCTCGACCCTGATCGCTTCGAAGGTCGCTATCGCGCCGGCGTGCACACCGTGGACGTTTCGGACCTGATGCGCCGGCTGGTCAAAGAGCAACTGGTGCGCTTTGATGGCCGCCCGCTCTTTCCCGAACGGCGCGCCGCCACGCTGGCCTATGCGCTGTCGCCGGCGGAGATGGCGCTGTACGATGATGTGACGGCCTATGTGCGCCACGAGTGGGATCGCGCCGAGAAGCTGGCCCAACCCGAACGGCGCGGCACGGTCGGCTTTGCGCTGACCGCGCTGCAGCGACGGCTGGCCTCGTCGCCGGCGGCAATCCACGCCTCGCTGCGCCGCCGGCGCGAACGGCTTGAGCAACGCCTCGCCGAAGCTCAGCAGCGCCGCGAAACGCTGCTCGATGAGCGCGAGGTGCTGGTAGCGGACACCGAAACCGACCTCTGGGAGACGCTGGAGGACGCTCCGCCCGACGAGGTGGAGCGCCAGGAGGAGGAGCTAGTCGATCGCGCCACGGCGGCCACCACGATCGCCGAGCTGGCCGCCGAGATCGACTCGTTGCGCGATCTGGAAGCCGCTGCCTTGCAGGTACTGCGCAGCGGCGAAGATCGCAAGTGGACCCAGCTCTCCGATCTGCTTCAGAACGCCGGCGAGATGTTCGATGCCCAGGGCCAGCGCCGCAAGCTGGTGATCTTCACCGAACACCGCGATACGCTGCGCTACCTGGAGCAGCGCATCAGCACGCTGCTGGGCCGTCCTGAAGCGGTGGTGACGATCCACGGCGGCATGCGCCGCGATGAGCGCCGCCGCGCGCAGGAGGAGTTCACCCAGAACCCAGAGGTACGCATCCTGATCGCTACCGATGCCGCCGGCGAGGGCATCAACCTGCAACGCGCCCACCTGATGGTCAACTACGATCTGCCCTGGAACCCCAACCGGCTCGAGCAGCGCTTCGGGCGCATTCACCGCATCGGCCAGACCGAGGTCTGCCATCTGTGGAACCTGGTGGCGGCCAACACGCGCGAGGGCGAGGTGTACTATCGCCTGCTGCGCAAGCTGGAGGCCGAACGCGCCGCCCTGGGCGGGCAGGTCTTTGATGTGCTGGGCAGGCTCAGTTTCGACCACCGCCCGCTGCGCGAGCTGCTGATCGAGGCGATTCGCTACGGCGAGCGGCCCGAGGTGCGCCGCCGGCTGGAGCAGGTGGTGGATGCTTCGCTGGACACCGAGCGGCTGCGCGCGCTGCTCCAGGAGCGGGCGCTGGCCCACGACGCGCTCGACGCCGCCGTGGTGCAGCAGGTACGCGAAGAGATGGAACGCGCCGAGGCGCGCCGGCTGCAACCGCACTTCATCGCGGCCTTTTTCCTGGAGGCCTTCCGCCAGCTTGGTGGCAGCATCCGCGAGCGCGAACCGCGCCGCTATGAGATCAGCTATGTACCGGCGGCGATCCGCAACCAGGCCCGCCTGCGCAGCCCACGCGATCCGGTGCTGCAGCGCTACGAGCGGATCACCTTCGAGAAGGATCTGCTGCATGTGCCCGATAAGCCGCCGGCAGCCTTTGTCTGTCCCGGCCATCCGCTGCTGGAAGCGGTCATCGATCTGATTCTTGAACGGCACGGCGCGCTGCTGCGTATGGGCGCGGTGCTGGTCGATCCCAACGATCCGGGCGAGGAGCTGCGCGCGCTGTCGATCATCGAACATGCGATCCAGGATGCGCGCACCGATGCCAGCGGTCAGCGGCGGATTGTTTCACGGCAAATGCAGTTTGTGGAGATCGACACCCAGGGTCGCGCGCGCACCGCGGGCTACGCGCCCTACCTCGACTACCGTCCCTTGACCGAGGACGAACGCGCCGCGGTGCAGGCGGTGGTAGCCGACCATCGCCGCAGCCACGACCTGGAGCGCGAGGCGATCAATTATGCGATCGCCACGCTGGTACCGGCCCATCTGGAGGAGGTGCGGCGCTTCCGCGAGGCGCTGATCGACAAGACCAAACGCGCCGTGTACGAGCGGCTGACCAAGGAGATCATCTACTGGAACCAGCGCGCCTGGGAGCTGGAGCAACAGGAGCACGCCGGCAAAAAACCGACGCTCAACTCGGCCCGCGCCCGCCAGCGCGCCGAAGAGCTCGACGCGCGCCTGCAGCGGCGCATGGAGGAGCTGGAGCAGGAGCGCCGGCTGGCGGCTCTGCCGCCCAACGTGATCGGCGGGGCGCTGATCGTGCCAGCGGGACGGTTACGCCGCCTTATGGGCCAGCGCGAGTCGCCGCCGGAGTTGTTCGCCCACGAGACCAAGCGCGTCGAGCGCCTGGCGATGGAGGCGGTGCTGGCTGCCGAACAGCGGCTGGGCTATGCTCCGCGTGATGTCAGCGCCGACAAGTGCGGCTACGACGTCGAGTCGCGTAACCCCACCACCGGTCGGCTCCGGTTTCTTGAAGTGAAAGGCCGCCGCGCCGGCGCCGAGACGGTGACGATCACGCGCAACGAGATCCTCACCGCGCTCAACAAGCCCGACGACTGGATCCTGGCGCTGGTGGAAGTGCCCGCCGATGACGCGCCGGTGGGCGATGCCTGGGTTCGTGAAACCCGTGAAACCTATCACACCGCCGCGGACTGCCGCGTGCGCTATGTACACCGCCCGTTCGGACGCGAACCCGACTTCGGCGCCACCAGCGTCAACTACGACTGGCGCGAGCTGTGGGCACGTGGGGAGGAGGTCTAA
- a CDS encoding DUF4352 domain-containing protein yields MRHPKRSIFLLTLALIVVLLSGCGAPAGSNTGSRTPEPQATNNALASASPQVAAVDPTPTSTATPEPVEPGVSRAQPLPLGSGVSFETWAMTITEVLRGEAANAAVAGANQFNEPPREGYEYVLLGLDVANISQKAEAQDPSFGIDVRVTGARNVLYSRVAVVPPRPLEGELFPGGTTSGQFVFEVPVGEENLLAQLSESLDFDGTKRFVALQEGARVEVDPTLATITPNQIGTTRAAPAQPGETAITEDWEITLLEAVRGEEAARRITEANRFNDPAPAGQEYVLARLKARFINTDEPDAARNIDRTFFKITGERNVVYDAPTTVAPAPVLDAYLFPGGETEGWAVFSVPQGEGGLLLIFEPLFDFGGANTRYLALP; encoded by the coding sequence ATGCGACACCCTAAACGTAGTATCTTTTTGCTGACATTGGCGTTGATTGTTGTGTTGCTGAGTGGCTGTGGTGCACCCGCGGGCAGCAACACAGGATCGCGCACGCCGGAGCCTCAGGCGACCAACAACGCCCTGGCCTCTGCGTCGCCGCAGGTGGCGGCAGTTGACCCAACCCCCACGTCAACTGCTACGCCCGAACCGGTGGAGCCGGGCGTGAGTCGTGCTCAGCCGTTGCCGCTGGGTAGCGGCGTGAGCTTCGAGACTTGGGCGATGACTATCACCGAGGTGTTGCGGGGCGAGGCGGCCAACGCCGCTGTCGCCGGTGCGAACCAGTTCAACGAGCCGCCGCGTGAAGGCTACGAGTATGTGCTCCTGGGTCTGGACGTGGCTAACATCAGCCAGAAAGCCGAGGCCCAAGATCCTTCCTTTGGGATTGATGTCCGTGTGACAGGCGCGCGCAATGTGTTGTACAGCCGCGTGGCGGTAGTACCGCCACGGCCGCTAGAAGGCGAACTCTTCCCCGGCGGCACAACCAGCGGCCAGTTTGTCTTCGAAGTGCCGGTAGGTGAGGAGAACCTGCTGGCCCAGCTGAGTGAATCGCTCGACTTCGATGGCACAAAGCGCTTCGTGGCTCTCCAAGAAGGTGCACGTGTCGAGGTCGATCCCACGCTGGCAACCATCACACCCAACCAGATAGGTACGACGCGCGCCGCTCCAGCGCAACCAGGCGAGACAGCGATCACAGAGGACTGGGAGATAACCCTACTGGAAGCTGTGCGTGGCGAAGAGGCAGCGCGGCGTATTACCGAGGCCAACAGGTTCAACGATCCTGCGCCGGCTGGCCAGGAGTACGTGCTGGCGCGACTTAAGGCGCGCTTCATCAATACAGATGAGCCTGATGCCGCTCGCAACATCGACCGTACATTTTTCAAGATCACCGGTGAGCGCAACGTTGTGTACGACGCACCCACGACGGTAGCGCCCGCACCCGTGCTGGATGCCTATCTCTTCCCCGGCGGCGAGACCGAGGGCTGGGCGGTCTTCAGCGTACCACAGGGCGAGGGCGGCCTGCTGTTGATCTTCGAACCGCTGTTCGACTTCGGTGGTGCCAACACGCGCTATCTGGCGCTGCCCTGA
- a CDS encoding helix-turn-helix transcriptional regulator, with product MITHRGGTKRSSWLAFKRCLVLVRALLREPQPRDELIALVRAELGEEAYTEAATSALKHDLDALKREYGCQIVFERSTGRYHLRDLGELALLDLSDACLDGLAFLQESFPEGSALPEHANIPPLLQRILSLLPSHRRQQYQAMRGVLRLQLPGKAMHHISERVVVQVRRAIQERRQIEFRYRDTDGKVRLHRVAPYHVFFRPEGHAYLDATVLEAHGTSKPAPNTAVEYRLDRIVPNSVTILNQVLPPQRPPIPTYRLRYRLVPDIARRRDVATYFPETHIVYHNDGSATITATVTNLWQARQTLLRYGDGCVVEEPPELIDMFRQTVRGLQRIYGE from the coding sequence ATGATCACACACCGTGGAGGTACGAAACGCAGTTCGTGGCTGGCCTTCAAGCGTTGCCTGGTGCTGGTGCGCGCGCTGTTGCGCGAGCCGCAGCCGCGCGACGAGTTGATCGCGCTGGTGCGCGCCGAGTTGGGCGAGGAGGCCTATACCGAGGCGGCGACCAGTGCGCTGAAGCACGATCTGGATGCGCTCAAGCGCGAGTATGGCTGTCAGATCGTGTTTGAACGCAGCACCGGCCGCTATCATCTTCGCGATCTGGGCGAACTGGCATTGCTCGATCTCTCCGATGCGTGCCTGGACGGGCTGGCCTTTCTGCAGGAGTCGTTTCCCGAGGGTTCCGCTCTGCCGGAGCACGCTAATATTCCGCCGCTGCTGCAGCGCATTCTGAGCTTGTTGCCGTCGCACCGCCGTCAGCAATATCAAGCGATGCGCGGCGTGTTGCGCCTCCAGTTGCCGGGCAAAGCCATGCACCACATTTCGGAAAGAGTGGTGGTGCAGGTGCGTCGCGCGATCCAGGAGCGCCGCCAGATCGAGTTCCGCTACCGCGACACCGACGGCAAGGTGCGCCTGCATCGTGTCGCGCCCTACCACGTCTTTTTTCGGCCCGAAGGACACGCCTATCTCGACGCGACCGTGCTGGAGGCGCACGGCACGAGCAAGCCCGCGCCAAACACCGCAGTTGAGTATCGACTGGATCGGATCGTGCCCAACAGCGTGACGATCCTGAACCAGGTCTTGCCGCCGCAGCGTCCGCCGATCCCCACCTATCGCCTGCGCTACCGGCTGGTGCCCGATATCGCGCGGCGCCGCGATGTGGCGACCTATTTTCCGGAGACGCATATCGTGTATCACAACGACGGCAGCGCGACGATCACGGCGACCGTCACCAATCTGTGGCAGGCGCGCCAAACTCTGCTGCGCTATGGCGACGGTTGTGTGGTGGAGGAGCCGCCCGAGTTGATCGACATGTTTCGCCAGACAGTGCGTGGCCTGCAACGGATCTATGGCGAGTGA
- a CDS encoding ABC-ATPase domain-containing protein gives MASEQPAGGANALPIQQLRALLERIDGRGYGAYKEIAGSYAFEHGLLAIDHVQGDPFAAPSKVRLRVPMEQAALPPDLWHGRTRRIALEDWLARQVQAAIRRVAQGRRGSGKSGLIGIDAGGQTVLERTAVRITAAWVEARLDVGLPAQGRTVLGRQAAALLCEELPLIARQSLLWRSLDAAAGRAFVICVENQEHLRAQLDALGLVAFVGDGAILPRASGVSDRPLPRAQAVPFRAPDALRVTLELPQPMPGQREPRISGMGIPRGVTLIVGGGYHGKSTLLRALERAVYAHIPGDGRELVVSSARAVKVRAEDGRRIARVDLSPFIGTLPFGQPTDDFSTENASGSTSQAATIIEALEAGAQVLLIDEDTSATNFMVRDARMQALVRKEHEPITPLIDRVRELYVSFGVSTILVMGGSGDYFDVADTVIMLRDYQPVEVTAQARAIATAYPTQRRREVAAPWTRITPRAPQPESFDASRGRREVKIDARARDLLLYGDEPIDLRAVEQVVDRSQTRAIGYALHAASTRFMDGQTPLSAVLDSLEAWLDRQGLDALDPFRRDERHPGNFARPRRHEIAAAINRLRTVRMRLLR, from the coding sequence ATGGCGAGTGAGCAGCCCGCGGGGGGCGCCAATGCCCTGCCCATCCAGCAGCTGCGCGCGCTGCTGGAGCGCATCGATGGACGCGGCTACGGCGCCTACAAGGAGATCGCCGGCAGCTACGCCTTTGAGCATGGCCTGCTGGCGATCGACCATGTGCAGGGCGATCCCTTTGCCGCGCCCTCCAAAGTGCGCCTGCGTGTACCGATGGAGCAGGCCGCGCTGCCACCCGACCTGTGGCATGGGCGCACGCGGCGCATCGCTCTGGAGGACTGGCTGGCGCGTCAGGTGCAGGCGGCGATCCGGCGTGTAGCGCAGGGCCGGCGTGGCAGTGGCAAGAGTGGATTGATCGGCATCGATGCCGGCGGCCAGACGGTGCTGGAGCGCACCGCGGTGCGCATCACCGCGGCCTGGGTCGAGGCGCGGCTGGACGTCGGGCTGCCGGCGCAGGGGCGCACCGTGCTCGGTCGCCAGGCAGCGGCGCTGCTGTGCGAGGAGCTGCCGCTGATCGCCCGGCAGAGTCTGCTGTGGCGCAGTCTGGACGCCGCCGCGGGCCGGGCGTTTGTGATCTGTGTCGAAAACCAGGAGCACCTGCGCGCTCAACTCGACGCGCTGGGACTGGTGGCCTTTGTCGGCGACGGCGCGATCCTGCCGCGCGCCAGCGGCGTCAGTGATCGACCGCTGCCGCGCGCGCAGGCAGTGCCCTTTCGCGCTCCCGACGCGCTGCGCGTCACGCTGGAGCTGCCACAGCCCATGCCGGGGCAGCGCGAGCCACGCATTAGCGGCATGGGCATTCCGCGCGGTGTCACGCTGATCGTCGGCGGCGGCTACCACGGCAAGTCCACGCTGCTGCGCGCGCTGGAGCGCGCCGTGTACGCGCATATCCCCGGCGATGGTCGCGAGCTGGTGGTCAGCAGTGCGCGCGCCGTCAAAGTGCGCGCCGAGGATGGTCGGCGCATCGCGCGCGTGGATCTCAGTCCGTTCATCGGTACGCTGCCCTTCGGCCAGCCGACCGATGATTTCTCGACCGAGAACGCCAGCGGCAGCACCAGCCAGGCCGCCACGATCATCGAGGCGCTGGAGGCCGGTGCGCAGGTGCTGCTGATCGACGAGGATACCTCGGCGACCAACTTCATGGTGCGCGATGCGCGCATGCAGGCGCTGGTGCGCAAAGAGCACGAGCCGATCACGCCCTTGATCGACCGTGTGCGCGAGTTGTACGTGTCGTTCGGCGTGTCGACGATCCTGGTGATGGGCGGCTCAGGCGATTATTTCGACGTGGCCGATACGGTGATCATGCTGCGCGACTATCAGCCCGTTGAGGTGACCGCACAGGCGCGCGCGATCGCCACGGCCTATCCCACCCAGCGCCGCCGCGAGGTTGCCGCGCCCTGGACACGCATCACGCCGCGTGCACCGCAGCCGGAGAGTTTCGACGCATCGCGTGGCCGGCGCGAGGTCAAGATCGATGCCAGAGCGCGCGATCTGCTGCTCTATGGCGACGAGCCCATCGATCTGCGTGCCGTGGAGCAGGTGGTCGATCGCAGCCAGACGCGCGCCATCGGCTACGCGCTGCATGCCGCCAGCACGCGCTTCATGGATGGGCAGACGCCGCTGAGCGCGGTGCTGGACTCACTGGAAGCCTGGCTCGACCGGCAGGGTCTGGACGCGCTCGATCCCTTCCGCCGCGACGAGCGTCATCCCGGCAATTTCGCCCGTCCACGCCGTCACGAGATCGCCGCGGCGATCAACCGGTTGCGCACCGTGCGCATGCGGCTGCTGCGTTGA
- a CDS encoding LCP family protein produces the protein MLSTVLLVIVVGACVIGGQAYAHVTDALQTISSAREVRPQATAAAPSVAALPSPAPQAQTATTSRPTPTPGTRLVRPSPLLARPFTVLLIGTDIRDRPRETSVRADTLMLVRVAPQARRVALLSIPRDTLVTIPSQVCGGRQKINAAYACGYLHPEQFGADVAPADAGAALAAATVEAFLDVPVDYTAQIDFRGFERLIDAIGGVTIDVPRTIIDPAFPTDDYGTRRLVFRAGRQHMDGPTALAYARTRHADNDFGRIERQQQVVLAALEQFRARGLLDQMRTAPRLLTIVSDSLRTTLPLDDLSTVYELAQLAAAIGPEGVERLALTPQQIGGRSNLRTTADDAIVWQSSYVADVVEQFLGQPAGAGAHPAGE, from the coding sequence GTGCTCAGCACCGTGCTGCTTGTCATTGTCGTCGGCGCATGCGTTATCGGTGGGCAAGCCTATGCCCACGTTACGGACGCGCTGCAGACGATCAGCAGCGCGCGCGAGGTTCGCCCGCAGGCCACCGCTGCCGCGCCGAGCGTGGCTGCCCTGCCATCTCCGGCGCCGCAGGCGCAGACGGCCACCACCAGCCGGCCCACGCCTACGCCCGGCACACGGCTGGTACGGCCATCACCACTGCTAGCACGACCCTTCACCGTGCTGCTGATCGGCACCGACATTCGCGATCGTCCGCGCGAAACCAGCGTGCGCGCCGACACGCTGATGCTGGTGCGCGTCGCTCCCCAGGCGCGGCGCGTTGCCTTGCTTTCGATTCCGCGTGATACGCTGGTGACGATCCCCAGTCAGGTGTGCGGTGGACGTCAGAAGATCAACGCCGCCTATGCCTGCGGCTACCTCCACCCCGAGCAGTTCGGCGCGGATGTCGCGCCCGCCGACGCCGGCGCGGCGCTGGCTGCGGCAACCGTAGAAGCCTTTCTCGACGTACCGGTGGACTACACGGCACAGATCGATTTCCGGGGCTTTGAGCGGCTGATCGATGCCATCGGCGGCGTGACCATCGATGTACCGCGCACGATCATCGATCCGGCCTTTCCCACCGATGACTATGGCACCCGCCGGCTGGTGTTTCGCGCCGGTCGCCAGCATATGGACGGACCGACCGCGCTGGCCTATGCCCGCACGCGCCACGCCGACAACGACTTTGGCCGCATCGAACGCCAGCAGCAGGTTGTACTGGCCGCTCTGGAACAGTTCCGCGCGCGCGGCCTGCTCGACCAGATGCGCACCGCGCCGCGCCTGCTGACGATCGTCAGCGATTCGTTACGCACCACCCTGCCCCTGGACGATCTGAGCACAGTGTACGAGCTGGCGCAGCTGGCCGCCGCGATCGGCCCCGAAGGCGTCGAGCGCCTGGCGCTCACGCCGCAGCAGATCGGCGGACGCTCTAATCTACGCACCACCGCCGACGATGCGATCGTCTGGCAGAGCAGCTACGTCGCCGATGTGGTGGAGCAGTTTCTGGGCCAACCGGCAGGAGCAGGTGCGCACCCGGCAGGCGAGTAG
- a CDS encoding HAD-IIIA family hydrolase has product MLILFDLDGTLITSYMDLPDRDYHVWQVLPGRRERLAQLRAAGHRLGIATNQAGVAFGHISEDDVRRKIAAVLRALELPADTPVEICFGHPHARVLSYRSPDQIACRKPSGAMLRELIAAFPQAAAEGVIYVGDRPDDVGAARDAGVTFVPAATFF; this is encoded by the coding sequence ATGCTGATTTTGTTCGATCTCGATGGCACGTTGATCACATCCTACATGGACCTGCCCGACCGTGATTATCACGTCTGGCAGGTGCTGCCGGGACGCCGCGAGCGGCTGGCACAGTTGCGCGCCGCGGGGCACCGTCTGGGCATCGCTACCAACCAGGCCGGCGTGGCCTTTGGCCACATCAGCGAAGACGACGTACGGCGCAAGATCGCGGCGGTGTTGCGCGCCCTGGAACTACCCGCCGACACGCCGGTAGAGATCTGCTTCGGCCATCCGCACGCGCGCGTGTTGAGCTACCGTAGCCCGGACCAGATCGCCTGTCGCAAACCCAGCGGCGCTATGTTGCGCGAACTGATCGCCGCCTTTCCGCAAGCTGCCGCCGAGGGCGTGATCTACGTCGGCGATCGGCCCGACGACGTTGGTGCAGCGCGGGATGCCGGAGTCACGTTCGTGCCGGCAGCCACGTTTTTTTAG
- a CDS encoding ribokinase: MKAPAIVVLGSCIIDIMLRTAVLPARGECLVAQAAQTQIGGKASNQAIAMARLGAPPLLITRVGTDAWAELALARWQRAGIDTRCVVRDEQHATGLGVVVVDAAGENVTLTYPGASAALTPADVARAEPLIGAARVFSAHLNAPPATIEAALTLAKDRGLTTILNLSPPEELPEAILRLIDVAVVNRTEAQQLTGCTITTPVAALEAAQRLMARGVGAVIVSLGAQGLALASATIAEVVPALLVAAVDTTGAGDALIAGLAVALAEGRSLTEAARWGAATAALAVTRPGTAEAMPWRTDVERALQTR; the protein is encoded by the coding sequence ATGAAGGCGCCGGCGATCGTTGTGCTCGGCAGTTGCATCATCGATATCATGCTGCGAACTGCGGTGCTGCCCGCGCGCGGCGAGTGTCTGGTGGCGCAGGCCGCGCAGACGCAGATCGGCGGCAAAGCCTCCAATCAGGCCATCGCCATGGCGCGGCTGGGCGCGCCACCGCTGCTGATCACGCGCGTCGGCACCGATGCCTGGGCCGAGCTGGCGCTGGCGCGCTGGCAGCGTGCAGGGATCGACACGCGCTGCGTCGTGCGCGACGAGCAGCACGCAACCGGCCTGGGCGTGGTTGTGGTCGATGCCGCGGGCGAGAACGTGACGCTCACCTACCCCGGTGCCAGCGCGGCGCTCACCCCTGCGGACGTGGCGCGGGCCGAGCCCCTGATCGGCGCGGCCCGCGTGTTCAGCGCGCATCTCAACGCGCCACCGGCCACCATCGAGGCTGCCCTCACGCTCGCCAAGGACCGCGGTCTGACCACGATCCTCAACCTTTCGCCGCCTGAAGAGCTGCCGGAAGCGATCCTGCGGCTGATCGACGTGGCGGTCGTCAACCGCACCGAAGCGCAACAGCTCACGGGCTGCACTATCACCACGCCCGTTGCCGCGCTGGAGGCGGCGCAACGTCTCATGGCGCGCGGCGTGGGAGCGGTGATCGTTTCGCTAGGCGCGCAGGGCCTGGCGCTAGCCTCGGCTACCATCGCCGAAGTGGTACCGGCGCTGCTGGTCGCGGCCGTAGACACCACCGGCGCGGGCGATGCTTTGATCGCCGGGCTGGCCGTCGCGCTGGCCGAGGGGCGTTCGCTGACGGAAGCGGCACGCTGGGGCGCAGCCACCGCGGCACTAGCCGTAACACGGCCGGGCACGGCAGAGGCTATGCCGTGGCGCACCGACGTGGAACGAGCACTGCAGACGAGGTGA